TGATGTTGTCGGCGACTATCCACATGTTGAGGCCGTATTTGACGGTATCATCGATCCTGATCCTGCCCACGTACGTGTCATCCTTGCCGGCGGCGTCTATGGCGAGAGGATATTTGTTCTTCGCCGGGTCGTCGACCACTTTGATGCCCGGGGCCTTCTTCAGGAGCTTGCGCGCCATATCGGGGGTCATTTCCCGCTCGAACTCGATATTCACCGACTCGGAGTGTCCGTAGAAGACGGGGACCCTCACCGTCGTAGCTGTAACGGCAATGGAATCGTCCTCCATGATCTTCTTCGTCTCGTTGACCATCTTCATCTCTTCCTTGGTGTACCCGGTATCGAGGAAGCTGTCGATATGCGGCAGGACGTTGAAGGCGATCTGATGGGGATAGACCTTCTTCTCGATGGTCTTCATGTTGTAAATGGCGAGGACCTGCTGCTCAAGTTCCTTTATGGCCTTCTGTCCCGTCCCGGAAACTGCCTGATAGGTGGATACAACGACCCTTTTGATCTTTGCCGCGTCGTGGAGGGGCTTCAAGGCCACCACCATCTGGATCGTCGAGCAGTTGGGGTTGGCGATGATGCCCCGCTTCGTGTGCTGCGCTATGGCGTGCTCGTTGACCTCGGGTACAACGAGGGGGATGTCCTTCTCCATCCTGAAGGCGCTCGTGTTGTCGATGACCACGCACCCGCTGGCCGCCGCGATGGGCGCGAATTTCTGGCTCACGGCACCGCCGGGTGAAAAGAGGCCGATGTCGATGTCCCTGAAAGAGTCCTCCTTCAGCTCCTGCACCTTTACGTTTTCACCATGGAAGCTCATTGTCTTGCCCACGCTCCG
The genomic region above belongs to Syntrophorhabdus sp. and contains:
- a CDS encoding aspartate-semialdehyde dehydrogenase, with amino-acid sequence MKQYNVAVAGATGAVGNEMVKVLEERNFPVKNLTLLASSRSVGKTMSFHGENVKVQELKEDSFRDIDIGLFSPGGAVSQKFAPIAAASGCVVIDNTSAFRMEKDIPLVVPEVNEHAIAQHTKRGIIANPNCSTIQMVVALKPLHDAAKIKRVVVSTYQAVSGTGQKAIKELEQQVLAIYNMKTIEKKVYPHQIAFNVLPHIDSFLDTGYTKEEMKMVNETKKIMEDDSIAVTATTVRVPVFYGHSESVNIEFEREMTPDMARKLLKKAPGIKVVDDPAKNKYPLAIDAAGKDDTYVGRIRIDDTVKYGLNMWIVADNIRKGAALNAVQIAEALIKKYL